The Mytilus galloprovincialis chromosome 4, xbMytGall1.hap1.1, whole genome shotgun sequence genome contains a region encoding:
- the LOC143073224 gene encoding kinase non-catalytic C-lobe domain-containing protein 1-like isoform X1, whose product METEFLPSNMEFVEGELEEIDASPEFEGDETISLSDILSSRDFCLSEEELWALCRECCLVLDVVKSSPEMFQTLCITPDTVAFDGSGNVCFLDLETGWEPYEDQPEQLYIPPEYEHNEQSYKSHLFSLGMTLLYAAEYNGEPGRPEITAELRQLFGYMTSEKPSDRPDLESLINQCEEELVGKSSADICCKIGSFTAHFSPAPDGHSSSLADVTAGLANYLQSQSKLLPDSSALNITDPQQHSTPAVSPDIVSSANAEEDMALRGNYTGIPTATGNLKQSSPHNRKNKNRTLSGENEKDNIGFKPPIPRKPDLKKQLDNDSGVIDMDLSNNNDNNNENMSKFKPVPQKRKHSDSVQTNKEKSDSNKSEKSNRSKKRQGYTITEILETIDRNISEEELWAICKEGAYSLQRKKKHLPAYLSLDTLLVRDNGSISFRAIPEDKPLEVMFMSPELQQKGELSEKACLYGLGTTLRCTGGAKHSSVSSLGISSELKELLSQLVHPDMTQRPSIEDTLEICGIHDGRTGESSALILQQLFQDAQLRLIEQEENSIKHDMTQEIDMGSAFRPIKTTVESAFVPKKPVPVKPDEPSKTIPTAYRSTATHFKPIVLHRTETPVEKKEVKKEKSPTNDCQPSEKDKEVVKKLKELKKNLMKHRQPSGGKDDEVEPSTPPRSPKPKSKQYHSPKKSSTQKSSNDDSHEEKSNKKDGMGALENLLSEVQKRGTQVDTDTLASAIAQHLQNFMGKSEQKPSQVDTADWVQNQNNQFMTPQMPPPQMWPNLNIPSQYQQHVVGQTVTLPQYGGGMVPGGYPMQVQLQQDPRTGFVQLVPVGMPVPFQQPTVNDYGYLSDSAKSQKMHGNFTVLNQSPLNTSGDMDSSPNASRSGRPGRAAKNLLQKTANMRAKNTGRVHSARHVDHSAETSNLWRSKSAHMINDEHFHSDGEAIKRHSSHLSAFEIKPGSYDDTVLHRGNHQNIQFDSLQHSSNQHIPHKQSGADNQVSMQPPISESQSSSPSASKDSGISSVNGAYKPPAAGSMVERLLNNVHSSQQEKLGRVIHLLREEFAFDGYMENGVEDLATAEYIASLGNLKWETFASAITEKYCDIYWAPDLLMSLYDSVNASNRSPQVQPTVLEPSVQVQNQRDLPSQRPLSLHQRLHQPETSDSTDNENYERRRRPRRKHHHDKSKNSSFNNVSEQNVPNNIDRLSDDTLVSDNSNDKLREREATPDRDVSKNNIPMENNPLRTLGNNSDSQRSYRSHESTEESNKSDSQTEKSEHGIYRKNKKTNQNRVFSADSGMLSKGSNLTRHLSQLSLVDNVRTEIPLHTRKCNVVYHYATMQLNFSPDMEKFVQSIVINEDLEDEENASSLQSELSALEQQVMMEKRQKKKTENFYFKLTESSKSDKGEQKSTLLQVCKDLDEMAAKIHFLQLCQTHLQMSVTELSSIHPTYLYSVVTCDPDQPLKLKPCQDNPLLQFQILREPQTGCEIQALHAGMTDGLMSYLFSSTALSFGYIHQYLFCYRYFVSQTDVMNFLITKYRSAKGNNKSGESNLTRLRQRVLDVLYFWVEGFYSVDFDDNSDLIDTLQNFLEEAGIKPSSEYEEPSLQDLLNSCLIGQNIDLSSTATEDNIHVYKPGTQKKDNSEEPQWDTLKSVVKSKSNKSVLPHVKPGPVKPHRRGSVDLDLKLSRRTENFTLADYTPQKLAEQLTLIEQGLFQQTHPVHYLNSKSQGVGVSLTLAKSRAPSTFKLNSPVSENQTEYNLFVCDIRNESNMQQMIEFSNQVSHWVAAEIVSCSSVKSQTAVLSKLLFTAQTCKDMRNYATCMSILEGLENLVIKQLPIWKNLSAKCVAVMEELTTTRIFLKSDVGSLLSNKDSHMYPTIPSVVLLLLHIQQCEIGGFKLANGMYKWSKMRSICNAIDQVRIFKNHLYGFDPEIDLQEVLVQRMKEFCDQDVHQIAAQHDTNYHRMSSGGIVGAFRKMKGKLQSK is encoded by the exons GATGGGAACCATATGAAGATC AACCAGAGCAGTTGTACATACCTCCAGAATATGAACACAACGAACAGTCTTACAAG TCTCACCTGTTTTCTCTTGGGATGACACTACTGTATGCAGCAGAATATAATGGGGAACCAGGTCGTCCAGAAATCACTGCAGAATTAAGACAATTATTTGGTTACATGACATCAGAGAAACCAAGTGACCGACCGGATTTAGAATCTCTTATAAATCAATGTGAAGAGGAACTTGTTGGAAAATCATCAGCAGATATTTGTTGTAAGATTGGTTCATTTACGGCACATTTTTCTCCAGCACCTGATGGACATTCGTCAAGTTTAGCAGATGTAACTGCAGGTTTAGCAAACTATTTACAAAGCCAGTCAAAATTGTTACCCGATTCATCAGCGTTAAACATAACTGATCCACAGCAGCATTCTACACCTGCAGTGTCACCTGACATAGTGTCGTCTGCTAATGCAGAAGAAGACATGGCACTTCGTGGAAATTACACAGGGATACCAACGGCAACTGGAAACTTAAAACAGTCATCTCCTCATAAcaggaaaaataaaaatagaacttTAAGTGGTGAAAATGAGAAAGACAACATTGGATTTAAACCACCAATTCCAAGAAAGCCAGACCTTAAAAAACAGTTGGATAATGATTCAGGAGTGATTGATATggatttatcaaataataatgataataataatgaaaatatgtcCAAATTTAAACCTGTGCCTCAAAAACGGAAACATTCTGATTCTGTTCAAACTAACAAAGAAAAGTCAGATTCTAATAAATCAGAAAAGTCAAATAGGTCAAAGAAACGTCAG GGCTATACAATAACTGAGATCTTAGAGACAATAGATAGGAATATATCAGAAGAGGAGTTGTGGGCCATTTGTAAAGAAGGTGCTTACTCTCTACAGAGAAAAAAGAAACATCTAC CTGCATACCTGTCTTTAGACACACTACTTGTTCGAGATAATGGGAGTATTTCCTTTAGAGCCATACCTGAGGACAAACCACTGGAGGTTATGTTTATGTCACCTGAATTACAACAGAAAGGAGAACTCTCCGAGAAG GCTTGTTTATATGGACTTGGAACAACCTTGAGGTGTACAGGAGGTGCTAAACATTCATCAGTTAGCTCCCTTGGTATTTCATCAGAATTAAAGGAGTTACTATCTCAGTTAGTTCATCCAGACATGACACAGAGACCGAGTATAGAGGATACTTTAGAG ATATGTGGCATCCATGATGGTAGAACAGGGGAATCTTCAGCACTGATATTACAACAACTCTTCCAGGATGCACAACTTAGACTG ATTGAACAAGAAGAAAATTCTATCAAACATGATATGACACAAGAGATTGACATGGGATCAGCTTTTAGACCAATCAAAACTACTGTCGAGTCAGCTTTTGTTCCAAAGAAACCTGTCCCAGTTAAACCAGATGAACCTAGCAAGACCATTCCAACTGCTTACAGATCAACAGCTACACATTTCAAACCTATTGTTTTACATAGAACTGAAACACCAGTAGAAAAGAAAGAAGTCAAAAAGGAAAAAAGTCCTACCAATGATTGTCAACCAAGTGAAAAGGACAAAGAGGTCgtgaaaaaattaaaagaattgaaaAAGAATTTGATGAAACATAGACAACCATCTGGTGGAAAAGATGATGAAGTTGAGCCTAGCACACCACCTCGTTCACCGAAACCTAAATCTAAACAGTATCATAGTCCAAAAAAATCGTCAACCCAGAAATCATCTAATGATGATAGTCATGAGGAAAAATCCAATAAGAAAGACGGCATGGGAGCATTGGAAAATTTATTGTCAGAAGTTCAGAAACGAGGCACACAAGTGGATACAGATACTTTGGCGTCTGCTATTGCTCagcatttacaaaattttatgggTAAATCAGAACAAAAACCATCACAGGTAGATACGGCAGACTGGGTTCAGAATCAGAATAATCAGTTTATGACGCCACAAATGCCACCGCCACAGATGTGGCCAAATTTGAATATTCCCTCACAATATCAGCAGCATGTTGTAGGACAAACTGTGACATTACCACAGTATGGGGGTGGAATGGTACCAGGTGGTTACCCAATGCAGGTTCAATTACAACAGGATCCAAGAACAGGGTTTGTGCAGTTGGTACCTGTTGGAATGCCTGTGCCATTTCAACAACCAACAGTAAATGATTATGGATATTTATCAGATTCTGCTAAAAGTCAGAAAATGCATGGAAACTTTACTGTGTTAAATCAGTCGCCTCTAAATACTAGTGGTGATATGGATAGTTCACCAAATGCTAGTAGGTCAGGGAGACCTGGCAGAGCAGctaaaaatcttttacaaaaaactgcTAACATGAGAGCTAAGAATACAGGGAGAGTACATAGTGCTCGACATGTTGATCATTCAGCAGAAACTAGCAATCTATGGAGATCTAAATCTGCACATATGATAAATGATGAACATTTTCATTCAGATGGTGAAGCCATAAAAAGACATTCTAGTCATCTGTCAGCATTTGAGATCAAACCTGGATCTTATGATGATACTGTTCTTCACAGGGGCAATCATCAAAACATTCAGTTTGACTCATTACAACATTCTAGCAATCAACACATACCTCATAAACAATCAGGGGCAGATAATCAGGTGTCTATGCAGCCACCGATTTCTGAATCCCAGTCATCGTCTCCGTCTGCCTCTAAAGACAGTGGTATTAGTAGTGTAAATGGTGCTTATAAACCTCCTGCTGCAGGAAGTATGGTTGAACGATTATTGAATAACGTCCATAGTTCTCAACAGGAGAAATTAGGACGTGTTATTCACTTGTTAAGGGAGGAGTTTGCATTTGATGGTTATATGGAAAATGGTGTGGAGGATTTAGCCACTGCTGAATATATAGCTTCTTTAGGGAACCTTAAGTGGGAAACCTTTGCTAGTGCAATAACTGAGAAATACTGCGACATTTATTGGGCCCCAGATTTATTGATGAGTCTGTATGATTCAGTCAATGCATCTAATAG ATCACCTCAGGTTCAGCCTACTGTCTTAGAACCGTCTGTACAGGTTCAAAACCAAAGAGATCTTCCTAGTCAAAGACCATTGTCACTTCATCAACGATTACATCAGCCTGAAACATCAGATTCCACAGACAATGAAAATTACGAAAGGAGGCGTAGACCTCGTCGTAAACATCACCACGACAAATCGAAAAATTCATCATTTAATAATGTGTCGGAACAAAATGTGCCAAATAATATTGACAGGCTTAGTGATGATACCTTAGTGTCAGATAATTCTAATGATAAACTTAGGGAAAGGGAGGCAACTCCAGACAGGGATGTCAGTAAGAATAATATTCCAATGGAAAATAATCCCTTACGAACATTAGGAAATAATTCGGATAGTCAACGGAGTTATCGTTCACATGAGTCAACAGAGGAAAGCAACAAATCAGATAGTCAGACAGAAAAATCAGAACATGGAATTTATcgtaaaaataagaaaacaaatcaaaatcgTGTGTTTTCTGCTGATAGTGGAATGTTAAGTAAGGGAAGTAATTTGACTCGTCATCTTTCTCAATTATCGTTAGTGGATAATGTACGAACGGAGATCCCACTTCATACAAGGAAATGTAATGTTGTATACCATTATGCCACTATGCAGTTAAATTTTTCACCAGATATGGAAAAATTCGTTCAGAGTATA gtAATAAATGAAGACCTTGAG GATGAGGAAAATGCTAGTTCATTGCAGTCAGAGTTGTCTGCCCTTGAACAGCAAGTAATGATGGAGAAAAGACAaaagaagaaaacagaaaatttctACTTCAAGCTCACAGAAAGTTCAAAATCTGATAAAG GTGAACAGAAATCAACATTACTGCAAGTTTGTAAAGATTTAGATGAAATGGCAGCAAAAATACACTTCTTACAACTTTGTCAAACACATCTGCAG atGTCAGTAACTGAGTTATCGAGTATTCATCCGACCTATTTGTACTCAGTTGTAACATGTGATCCTGACCAGCCCCTTAAACTGAAACCTTGCCAGGACAACCCCTTATTACAGTTCCAGATCTTAAGGGAACCACAGACAGGCTGTGAGATACAGGCTTTACATGCAGGAATGACAGACGGTCTTATGTCATATCTCTTCTCATC caCTGCTTTAAGTTTTGGATATATCCACCAGTATTTATTTTGTTACCGATATTTTGTTTCACAGACAGATGTAATGAACTTTCTGATTACTAAATATAGAAGTGCCAAAGG AAACAATAAATCAGGAGAATCCAATTTAACAAGGTTGAGACAGAGAGTATTAGATGTACTATATTTTTGGGTGGAAGGATTTTACTCAGTAGATTTTGATGACAACTCTGACCTGATTGATACACTGCAAAACTTTCTGGAGGAAGCT GGCATCAAGCCATCATCCGAATATGAAGAGCCCTCCTTACAAGATTTACTGAACAGTTGTTTAATTGGACAAAACATAGACCTTTCTTCAACAGCTACAGAGGATAATATCCATGTCTATAAACCAGGGACACAGAAAAAG GACAATAGTGAAGAACCTCAG TGGGACACTCTCAAATCAGTGGtgaaatcaaaatcaaacaaatctgTACTACCTCATGTAAAACCAGGGCCAGTTAAGCCACATAGACGTGGTAGTGTTGATCTGGATTTGAAACTATCACGGAGGACAGAGAATTTTACTTTAGCTGACTATACTCCTCAGAAACTGGCAGAACAACTGACTTTAATAGAACAG GGACTATTCCAGCAAACTCATCCAGTACATTATTTAAACTCCAAGTCTCAGGGAGTAGGAGTATCATTAACCTTAGCAAAGTCTAGAGCACCCTCTACTTTCAA gtTGAACAGTCCTGTCAGTGAAAACCAGACTGAGTATAACTTGTTTGTATGTGACATTAGAAATGAATCTAACATGCAGCAGATGATTGAGTTTTCTAACCAAGTATCTCACTGGGTGGCTGCTGAAATAGTCAGCTGTTCCTCTGTCAAG AGCCAGACAGCAGTATTAAGTAAGCTGTTATTTACAGCCCAGACTTGTAAGGATATGAGAAACTATGCTACATGCATGTCAATCTTAGAAGGCTTGGAAAACTTAGTCATCAAACAGTTACCAATCTGGAAAAATCTGTCTGCCAAGTGTGTTGCAGTAATGGAGGAGCTTACCACTACAAGG ATCTTCCTGAAAAGTGATGTTGGATCATTGTTGAGTAACAAGGACAGTCACATGTATCCCACAATTCCATCAGTGGTACTTCTACTGCTACATATACAACAGTGTGAAATAGGAGGATTTAAACTGGCAAATGGAATGTATAAATGGAGTAAAATGAG
- the LOC143073224 gene encoding kinase non-catalytic C-lobe domain-containing protein 1-like isoform X2, with protein sequence METEFLPSNMEFVEGELEEIDASPEFEGDETISLSDILSSRDFCLSEEELWALCRECCLVLDVVKSSPEMFQTLCITPDTVAFDGSGNVCFLDLETGWEPYEDQPEQLYIPPEYEHNEQSYKSHLFSLGMTLLYAAEYNGEPGRPEITAELRQLFGYMTSEKPSDRPDLESLINQCEEELVGKSSADICCKIGSFTAHFSPAPDGHSSSLADVTAGLANYLQSQSKLLPDSSALNITDPQQHSTPAVSPDIVSSANAEEDMALRGNYTGIPTATGNLKQSSPHNRKNKNRTLSGENEKDNIGFKPPIPRKPDLKKQLDNDSGVIDMDLSNNNDNNNENMSKFKPVPQKRKHSDSVQTNKEKSDSNKSEKSNRSKKRQGYTITEILETIDRNISEEELWAICKEGAYSLQRKKKHLPAYLSLDTLLVRDNGSISFRAIPEDKPLEVMFMSPELQQKGELSEKACLYGLGTTLRCTGGAKHSSVSSLGISSELKELLSQLVHPDMTQRPSIEDTLEICGIHDGRTGESSALILQQLFQDAQLRLIEQEENSIKHDMTQEIDMGSAFRPIKTTVESAFVPKKPVPVKPDEPSKTIPTAYRSTATHFKPIVLHRTETPVEKKEVKKEKSPTNDCQPSEKDKEVVKKLKELKKNLMKHRQPSGGKDDEVEPSTPPRSPKPKSKQYHSPKKSSTQKSSNDDSHEEKSNKKDGMGALENLLSEVQKRGTQVDTDTLASAIAQHLQNFMGKSEQKPSQVDTADWVQNQNNQFMTPQMPPPQMWPNLNIPSQYQQHVVGQTVTLPQYGGGMVPGGYPMQVQLQQDPRTGFVQLVPVGMPVPFQQPTVNDYGYLSDSAKSQKMHGNFTVLNQSPLNTSGDMDSSPNASRSGRPGRAAKNLLQKTANMRAKNTGRVHSARHVDHSAETSNLWRSKSAHMINDEHFHSDGEAIKRHSSHLSAFEIKPGSYDDTVLHRGNHQNIQFDSLQHSSNQHIPHKQSGADNQVSMQPPISESQSSSPSASKDSGISSVNGAYKPPAAGSMVERLLNNVHSSQQEKLGRVIHLLREEFAFDGYMENGVEDLATAEYIASLGNLKWETFASAITEKYCDIYWAPDLLMSLYDSVNASNRSPQVQPTVLEPSVQVQNQRDLPSQRPLSLHQRLHQPETSDSTDNENYERRRRPRRKHHHDKSKNSSFNNVSEQNVPNNIDRLSDDTLVSDNSNDKLREREATPDRDVSKNNIPMENNPLRTLGNNSDSQRSYRSHESTEESNKSDSQTEKSEHGIYRKNKKTNQNRVFSADSGMLSKGSNLTRHLSQLSLVDNVRTEIPLHTRKCNVVYHYATMQLNFSPDMEKFVQSIVINEDLEDEENASSLQSELSALEQQVMMEKRQKKKTENFYFKLTESSKSDKGEQKSTLLQVCKDLDEMAAKIHFLQLCQTHLQMSVTELSSIHPTYLYSVVTCDPDQPLKLKPCQDNPLLQFQILREPQTGCEIQALHAGMTDGLMSYLFSSTALSFGYIHQYLFCYRYFVSQTDVMNFLITKYRSAKGNNKSGESNLTRLRQRVLDVLYFWVEGFYSVDFDDNSDLIDTLQNFLEEAGIKPSSEYEEPSLQDLLNSCLIGQNIDLSSTATEDNIHVYKPGTQKKWDTLKSVVKSKSNKSVLPHVKPGPVKPHRRGSVDLDLKLSRRTENFTLADYTPQKLAEQLTLIEQGLFQQTHPVHYLNSKSQGVGVSLTLAKSRAPSTFKLNSPVSENQTEYNLFVCDIRNESNMQQMIEFSNQVSHWVAAEIVSCSSVKSQTAVLSKLLFTAQTCKDMRNYATCMSILEGLENLVIKQLPIWKNLSAKCVAVMEELTTTRIFLKSDVGSLLSNKDSHMYPTIPSVVLLLLHIQQCEIGGFKLANGMYKWSKMRSICNAIDQVRIFKNHLYGFDPEIDLQEVLVQRMKEFCDQDVHQIAAQHDTNYHRMSSGGIVGAFRKMKGKLQSK encoded by the exons GATGGGAACCATATGAAGATC AACCAGAGCAGTTGTACATACCTCCAGAATATGAACACAACGAACAGTCTTACAAG TCTCACCTGTTTTCTCTTGGGATGACACTACTGTATGCAGCAGAATATAATGGGGAACCAGGTCGTCCAGAAATCACTGCAGAATTAAGACAATTATTTGGTTACATGACATCAGAGAAACCAAGTGACCGACCGGATTTAGAATCTCTTATAAATCAATGTGAAGAGGAACTTGTTGGAAAATCATCAGCAGATATTTGTTGTAAGATTGGTTCATTTACGGCACATTTTTCTCCAGCACCTGATGGACATTCGTCAAGTTTAGCAGATGTAACTGCAGGTTTAGCAAACTATTTACAAAGCCAGTCAAAATTGTTACCCGATTCATCAGCGTTAAACATAACTGATCCACAGCAGCATTCTACACCTGCAGTGTCACCTGACATAGTGTCGTCTGCTAATGCAGAAGAAGACATGGCACTTCGTGGAAATTACACAGGGATACCAACGGCAACTGGAAACTTAAAACAGTCATCTCCTCATAAcaggaaaaataaaaatagaacttTAAGTGGTGAAAATGAGAAAGACAACATTGGATTTAAACCACCAATTCCAAGAAAGCCAGACCTTAAAAAACAGTTGGATAATGATTCAGGAGTGATTGATATggatttatcaaataataatgataataataatgaaaatatgtcCAAATTTAAACCTGTGCCTCAAAAACGGAAACATTCTGATTCTGTTCAAACTAACAAAGAAAAGTCAGATTCTAATAAATCAGAAAAGTCAAATAGGTCAAAGAAACGTCAG GGCTATACAATAACTGAGATCTTAGAGACAATAGATAGGAATATATCAGAAGAGGAGTTGTGGGCCATTTGTAAAGAAGGTGCTTACTCTCTACAGAGAAAAAAGAAACATCTAC CTGCATACCTGTCTTTAGACACACTACTTGTTCGAGATAATGGGAGTATTTCCTTTAGAGCCATACCTGAGGACAAACCACTGGAGGTTATGTTTATGTCACCTGAATTACAACAGAAAGGAGAACTCTCCGAGAAG GCTTGTTTATATGGACTTGGAACAACCTTGAGGTGTACAGGAGGTGCTAAACATTCATCAGTTAGCTCCCTTGGTATTTCATCAGAATTAAAGGAGTTACTATCTCAGTTAGTTCATCCAGACATGACACAGAGACCGAGTATAGAGGATACTTTAGAG ATATGTGGCATCCATGATGGTAGAACAGGGGAATCTTCAGCACTGATATTACAACAACTCTTCCAGGATGCACAACTTAGACTG ATTGAACAAGAAGAAAATTCTATCAAACATGATATGACACAAGAGATTGACATGGGATCAGCTTTTAGACCAATCAAAACTACTGTCGAGTCAGCTTTTGTTCCAAAGAAACCTGTCCCAGTTAAACCAGATGAACCTAGCAAGACCATTCCAACTGCTTACAGATCAACAGCTACACATTTCAAACCTATTGTTTTACATAGAACTGAAACACCAGTAGAAAAGAAAGAAGTCAAAAAGGAAAAAAGTCCTACCAATGATTGTCAACCAAGTGAAAAGGACAAAGAGGTCgtgaaaaaattaaaagaattgaaaAAGAATTTGATGAAACATAGACAACCATCTGGTGGAAAAGATGATGAAGTTGAGCCTAGCACACCACCTCGTTCACCGAAACCTAAATCTAAACAGTATCATAGTCCAAAAAAATCGTCAACCCAGAAATCATCTAATGATGATAGTCATGAGGAAAAATCCAATAAGAAAGACGGCATGGGAGCATTGGAAAATTTATTGTCAGAAGTTCAGAAACGAGGCACACAAGTGGATACAGATACTTTGGCGTCTGCTATTGCTCagcatttacaaaattttatgggTAAATCAGAACAAAAACCATCACAGGTAGATACGGCAGACTGGGTTCAGAATCAGAATAATCAGTTTATGACGCCACAAATGCCACCGCCACAGATGTGGCCAAATTTGAATATTCCCTCACAATATCAGCAGCATGTTGTAGGACAAACTGTGACATTACCACAGTATGGGGGTGGAATGGTACCAGGTGGTTACCCAATGCAGGTTCAATTACAACAGGATCCAAGAACAGGGTTTGTGCAGTTGGTACCTGTTGGAATGCCTGTGCCATTTCAACAACCAACAGTAAATGATTATGGATATTTATCAGATTCTGCTAAAAGTCAGAAAATGCATGGAAACTTTACTGTGTTAAATCAGTCGCCTCTAAATACTAGTGGTGATATGGATAGTTCACCAAATGCTAGTAGGTCAGGGAGACCTGGCAGAGCAGctaaaaatcttttacaaaaaactgcTAACATGAGAGCTAAGAATACAGGGAGAGTACATAGTGCTCGACATGTTGATCATTCAGCAGAAACTAGCAATCTATGGAGATCTAAATCTGCACATATGATAAATGATGAACATTTTCATTCAGATGGTGAAGCCATAAAAAGACATTCTAGTCATCTGTCAGCATTTGAGATCAAACCTGGATCTTATGATGATACTGTTCTTCACAGGGGCAATCATCAAAACATTCAGTTTGACTCATTACAACATTCTAGCAATCAACACATACCTCATAAACAATCAGGGGCAGATAATCAGGTGTCTATGCAGCCACCGATTTCTGAATCCCAGTCATCGTCTCCGTCTGCCTCTAAAGACAGTGGTATTAGTAGTGTAAATGGTGCTTATAAACCTCCTGCTGCAGGAAGTATGGTTGAACGATTATTGAATAACGTCCATAGTTCTCAACAGGAGAAATTAGGACGTGTTATTCACTTGTTAAGGGAGGAGTTTGCATTTGATGGTTATATGGAAAATGGTGTGGAGGATTTAGCCACTGCTGAATATATAGCTTCTTTAGGGAACCTTAAGTGGGAAACCTTTGCTAGTGCAATAACTGAGAAATACTGCGACATTTATTGGGCCCCAGATTTATTGATGAGTCTGTATGATTCAGTCAATGCATCTAATAG ATCACCTCAGGTTCAGCCTACTGTCTTAGAACCGTCTGTACAGGTTCAAAACCAAAGAGATCTTCCTAGTCAAAGACCATTGTCACTTCATCAACGATTACATCAGCCTGAAACATCAGATTCCACAGACAATGAAAATTACGAAAGGAGGCGTAGACCTCGTCGTAAACATCACCACGACAAATCGAAAAATTCATCATTTAATAATGTGTCGGAACAAAATGTGCCAAATAATATTGACAGGCTTAGTGATGATACCTTAGTGTCAGATAATTCTAATGATAAACTTAGGGAAAGGGAGGCAACTCCAGACAGGGATGTCAGTAAGAATAATATTCCAATGGAAAATAATCCCTTACGAACATTAGGAAATAATTCGGATAGTCAACGGAGTTATCGTTCACATGAGTCAACAGAGGAAAGCAACAAATCAGATAGTCAGACAGAAAAATCAGAACATGGAATTTATcgtaaaaataagaaaacaaatcaaaatcgTGTGTTTTCTGCTGATAGTGGAATGTTAAGTAAGGGAAGTAATTTGACTCGTCATCTTTCTCAATTATCGTTAGTGGATAATGTACGAACGGAGATCCCACTTCATACAAGGAAATGTAATGTTGTATACCATTATGCCACTATGCAGTTAAATTTTTCACCAGATATGGAAAAATTCGTTCAGAGTATA gtAATAAATGAAGACCTTGAG GATGAGGAAAATGCTAGTTCATTGCAGTCAGAGTTGTCTGCCCTTGAACAGCAAGTAATGATGGAGAAAAGACAaaagaagaaaacagaaaatttctACTTCAAGCTCACAGAAAGTTCAAAATCTGATAAAG GTGAACAGAAATCAACATTACTGCAAGTTTGTAAAGATTTAGATGAAATGGCAGCAAAAATACACTTCTTACAACTTTGTCAAACACATCTGCAG atGTCAGTAACTGAGTTATCGAGTATTCATCCGACCTATTTGTACTCAGTTGTAACATGTGATCCTGACCAGCCCCTTAAACTGAAACCTTGCCAGGACAACCCCTTATTACAGTTCCAGATCTTAAGGGAACCACAGACAGGCTGTGAGATACAGGCTTTACATGCAGGAATGACAGACGGTCTTATGTCATATCTCTTCTCATC caCTGCTTTAAGTTTTGGATATATCCACCAGTATTTATTTTGTTACCGATATTTTGTTTCACAGACAGATGTAATGAACTTTCTGATTACTAAATATAGAAGTGCCAAAGG AAACAATAAATCAGGAGAATCCAATTTAACAAGGTTGAGACAGAGAGTATTAGATGTACTATATTTTTGGGTGGAAGGATTTTACTCAGTAGATTTTGATGACAACTCTGACCTGATTGATACACTGCAAAACTTTCTGGAGGAAGCT GGCATCAAGCCATCATCCGAATATGAAGAGCCCTCCTTACAAGATTTACTGAACAGTTGTTTAATTGGACAAAACATAGACCTTTCTTCAACAGCTACAGAGGATAATATCCATGTCTATAAACCAGGGACACAGAAAAAG TGGGACACTCTCAAATCAGTGGtgaaatcaaaatcaaacaaatctgTACTACCTCATGTAAAACCAGGGCCAGTTAAGCCACATAGACGTGGTAGTGTTGATCTGGATTTGAAACTATCACGGAGGACAGAGAATTTTACTTTAGCTGACTATACTCCTCAGAAACTGGCAGAACAACTGACTTTAATAGAACAG GGACTATTCCAGCAAACTCATCCAGTACATTATTTAAACTCCAAGTCTCAGGGAGTAGGAGTATCATTAACCTTAGCAAAGTCTAGAGCACCCTCTACTTTCAA gtTGAACAGTCCTGTCAGTGAAAACCAGACTGAGTATAACTTGTTTGTATGTGACATTAGAAATGAATCTAACATGCAGCAGATGATTGAGTTTTCTAACCAAGTATCTCACTGGGTGGCTGCTGAAATAGTCAGCTGTTCCTCTGTCAAG AGCCAGACAGCAGTATTAAGTAAGCTGTTATTTACAGCCCAGACTTGTAAGGATATGAGAAACTATGCTACATGCATGTCAATCTTAGAAGGCTTGGAAAACTTAGTCATCAAACAGTTACCAATCTGGAAAAATCTGTCTGCCAAGTGTGTTGCAGTAATGGAGGAGCTTACCACTACAAGG ATCTTCCTGAAAAGTGATGTTGGATCATTGTTGAGTAACAAGGACAGTCACATGTATCCCACAATTCCATCAGTGGTACTTCTACTGCTACATATACAACAGTGTGAAATAGGAGGATTTAAACTGGCAAATGGAATGTATAAATGGAGTAAAATGAG